In Dermacentor variabilis isolate Ectoservices chromosome 11, ASM5094787v1, whole genome shotgun sequence, one genomic interval encodes:
- the LOC142563425 gene encoding uncharacterized protein LOC142563425 has product MQTFLAKFVEQVKSMKPISWKTASSVHQSRVFVLCCAVDAPARAAVLNMIQFNGLHGCPRCLTMATHREGGMRYIDQPAEERTHSQVIRDMHIAYIAENTVNGFKGPSALMSLKGFNLVKGVSVEYMHCVLLGVTRQISEALFSTTNCSERYYVGSPSSVREVNNRLLSIQPPHCITRLPRRIDDRAHWKASEWKHWLLFYALPCLDGLIPHEYWRHLVKLSEAVHILLRKEISTQQIDHAERLLSMFAARCEALYGVTAATFNVHQLYHLAESVRHLGPLWAHSAFSFESGNGHLVKSVTAAHGLPHQIVERVVMGQYLEHFIATANISEEDRAVCDSFLGHPDIQNAVEEGGATFLGLNKHATFSASEMQALNDTGYGGSSIECYERLVFKKQMYHSTLYKRPTKSDSTFVQTSEGFFRIEKMVRVLLRAGHTCLLLCREVLFLDDQRFPQHIRPCFLSAKAPPKVLRPSNILKSCVYLEFSNTRKAFLCPMPNMIERD; this is encoded by the exons ATGCAGACATTTCTTGCAAAGTTTGTTGAGCAGGTAAAAAGTATGAAGCCCATATCATGGAAGACTGCATCATCTGTACACCAATCTAGAGTatttgtgctgtgctgtgctgtggaTGCACCTGCACGTGCTGCCGTTCTGAACATGATTCAGTTCAACGGTCTGCATGGCTGCCCTCGGTGCCTCACGATGGCAACGCATAGAGAAG GTGGCATGCGTTACATTGACCAACCGGCTGAGGAAAGGACACATAGTCAAGTAATCAGAGACATGCATATTGCATACATCGCAGAAAACACAGTGAATGGTTTCAAGGGCCCATCAGCTTTAATGAGCCTTAAAG GTTTCAACCTTGTCAAGGGAGTCAGCGTCGAATACATGCACTGTGTTCTGCTAGGAGTCACAAGGCAGATAAGCGAGGCCTTGTTCAGTACAACTAACTGTTCTGAACGGTATTACGTCG GCAGCCCATCATCTGTGAGAGAAGTTAataaccgcttgttaagcattcaACCTCCTCACTGCATCACACGTCTACCCCGTCGCATCGATGACAGGGCTCATTGGAAGGCTTCAGAATGGAAGCACTGGCTTCTTTTCTACGCCCTGCCATGCCTTGATGGCCTGATCCCCCATGAGTACTGGCGTCACCTCGTAAAGCTGTCAGAGGCTGTACATATTCTGCTTAGAAAAGAGATATCTACTCAGCAGATAGACCATGCAG AGCGCCTTCTGTCAATGTTTGCAGCACGCTGTGAGGCACTGTATGGTGTGACAGCAGCGACGTTTAATGTGCACCAGCTCTACCACCTTGCAGAGAGTGTTCGACATTTGGGGCCACTGTGGGCCCATTCTGCCTTTTCATTTGAGAGTGGGAATGGGCATCTTGTAAAGTCGGTGACCGCTGCTCATGGCCTGCCCCATCAGATTGTTGAGCGTGTGGTTATGGGGCAATATCTAGAGCACTTCATCGCCACTGCAAATATCTCGGAAGAGGACAGGGCAGTTTGTGATAGTTTCCTTGGACACCCAGATATCCAGAATGCAGTTGAAGAAGGTGGTGCAACGTTTCTTGGCCTGAACAAGCATGCTACATTCAGTGCTTCCGAAATGCAAGCACTCAATGATACTGGCTATGGTGGCAGTAGTATTGAGTGCTACGAGAGGCTTGTATTTAAGAAACAGATGTACCACAGCACACTGTACAAAAGGCCAACTAAAAGCGACAGCACATTTGTGCAAACATCAGAAGGCTTCTTCCGCATAGAGAAAATGGTTCGTGTGTTGTTGAGGGCAGGTCACACTTGCTTGCTGCTGTGCCGAGAAGTCCTTTTCCTGGATGACCAACGCTTTCCGCAGCACATCCGGCCATGTTTTCTGTCAGCAAAGGCTCCACCAAAAGTTCTCAGGCCATCAAACATTTTAAAAAGCTGTGTGTACCTAGAATTCAGCAACACACGCAAAGCATTTTTGTGCCCTATGCCTAACATGATTGAAAGAGACTGA